Below is a window of Cytophagaceae bacterium DNA.
TGGATTATGTAGCCGGATTATTGGATTTACAACCTGTAGAAGTATATGAGGTTGCCACTTTTTATACCATGTTTCACCTGGAGCCTGTCGGAAAACATGTAATTGAATATTGCAGAACAGGCCCTTGCAGCACCATGGGAGGTGAAGATGTGTATGACCATCTGAAACAAAAATTAGGAATAAAAAGTAACGAAACGACCAGCGATGGTCTATTCACTTTGAAAGAAGTTGAGTGTCTTGCTGCTTGCGGATGGGGACCCTGTTTCCAGATACGAGAAAAGTATTATATGCATCTTGATAACCAAAAAATTGACGAAATAATCGAAGATTTAAGTAAATAATGGCTTCAGATATTAAAATATTAACCGACAAAATCAACATTCCGGGAATTGAAACTTTCGAAGTTTACCGTAAAAACGGTGGCTATGCCGCTGTGGAGAAGGCAATAAAGAAAATGTCCCCCGATGAAATTGTTGAAGAAGTAAAGAAATCGGGAATCAGAGGTCGTGGGGGTGCAGGTTTTCCTATGGGAATGAAATGGAGTTTTCTTGCTAAACCTGAAGGTATTCCCAGATATCTAGTTTGTAATGGTGATGAATCTGAACCAGGAACATTTAAAGATCATTATTTGATGAAAAACATTCCTCACTTATTAATTGAGGGTATGATTGTATCGAGTTTTGCTCTGGGAGCCAACAAATCATTTATATATGTCAGGGGTGAACTCATGTATGTGATAAGGATTTTAGAGAAAGCCATAGAAGAAGCTAAAAATGCAGGTTTTCTTGGAAAAAACATATTGGGTTCAGGTTATGATCTGGAGTTGGTAGTACAACCTGGTGGGGGTGCTTATATTTGTGGAGAGGAAACCGCTCTGCTCGAATCACTGGAGGGAAAACGTGGAAATCCAAGAAACAAGCCTCCATTTCCAGCAATAAAAGGCCTTTATCAATCCCCTACAGTTGTAAATAATGTAGAATCAATTGCTACTACATCCTGGATTATTAATCACGGAGGAGATGAATATGCAAAACTGGGTATAGGTAGAAGTACGGGAACTAAACTTATTTCCGCTTCAGGTCATGTAAAAAAGCCCGGAGTGTATGAAATTGAGTTGGGATTGCCAGTCGAAGAATTTATCTATTCTGATCAATATTTAGGCGGAATAAGGGAAGGACATCAACTGAAAGCAGTAGTTGCCGGAGGATCTTCTGTACCTATTTTACCTGCCAACCTCATAATGAAAACTGCAAATGGTGAACCGAGGTTAATGTCCTACGAATCCCTCTCCGATGGTGGATTTGCGACAGGTACAATGCTGGGATCAGGAGGTTTTATTGCAATGGATGAAACTACCTGTATCGTAAGAAATACCTGGAATTTTTCACGTTTTTACCATCATGAGTCTTGCGGGCAATGTTCTCCATGCCGCGAAGGTACCGGTTGGATGGAAAAAGTATTGCATAAAATAGAGCATGGCCATGGAAAAATGTCAGATATTGACTTGTTGGTAGATGTGGCCAAACGAATTGAGGGGAACACTATATGTCCATTGGGTGATGCAGCTGCGTGGCCGGTAGGAAGTGCAATAAGACATTTCAGAGATGAATTTGAATGGCATATTACCCATCCTCACGAAGCTACTCAAAAAGGTGCGGTTTTTATGAATAAAAGCATTCTGGTTTAATTTTTTTATAGAATATTGATGGAAGCTACTCAATTAATAAAAGTAACAGTTGACGGAAAAACGGTAGAAGTGCCAGTAGGTACTACTATAATGGAAGCAGCCAGAATGATTGGTCCTGAAGTGGCCCCTCCTGCCATGTGTTATTATAAACCACTGAAAGGTTCCGGAGGAAAATGTCGTGCATGCCTGGTTAAGGTTGCTCAA
It encodes the following:
- a CDS encoding NAD(P)H-dependent oxidoreductase subunit E produces the protein MSEKIEFTEDRLKKVEEIIGRYPADRKKSALLPVLHLAQEQYGWVSSATMDYVAGLLDLQPVEVYEVATFYTMFHLEPVGKHVIEYCRTGPCSTMGGEDVYDHLKQKLGIKSNETTSDGLFTLKEVECLAACGWGPCFQIREKYYMHLDNQKIDEIIEDLSK
- the nuoF gene encoding NADH-quinone oxidoreductase subunit NuoF; translation: MASDIKILTDKINIPGIETFEVYRKNGGYAAVEKAIKKMSPDEIVEEVKKSGIRGRGGAGFPMGMKWSFLAKPEGIPRYLVCNGDESEPGTFKDHYLMKNIPHLLIEGMIVSSFALGANKSFIYVRGELMYVIRILEKAIEEAKNAGFLGKNILGSGYDLELVVQPGGGAYICGEETALLESLEGKRGNPRNKPPFPAIKGLYQSPTVVNNVESIATTSWIINHGGDEYAKLGIGRSTGTKLISASGHVKKPGVYEIELGLPVEEFIYSDQYLGGIREGHQLKAVVAGGSSVPILPANLIMKTANGEPRLMSYESLSDGGFATGTMLGSGGFIAMDETTCIVRNTWNFSRFYHHESCGQCSPCREGTGWMEKVLHKIEHGHGKMSDIDLLVDVAKRIEGNTICPLGDAAAWPVGSAIRHFRDEFEWHITHPHEATQKGAVFMNKSILV